GTTTGGGGACTTTATCGGGGGCGGAAGAGTAGCCAAAATCAACAAGAAACATCGAATATATTGGAGCGGACTTTTTAACGGGTTGACTTTTAATACCGTTGACGGCTACCGTGTCGGTGGTTCGCTTAATTATAGTAAACGTCAAGACAGCCTTCTGCGCCCAGTTTACGCCAAGCTTTCCACTTATTACGCCACCGCAAGGGAAACTTGGCTTCCGGAGGCTTCATTGACTTGGCGCTATGGCCCAATGTCGCGGGGGAGTGTTACGCTTAAGGGGGGAAGAGATACGTTCGACTTTAACTCTGATTCGGGGATAGACCCTGTTGTGAATTCATTGGCCAGCCTGTTGTTCGAATCGAATTTCATGAAGCTTTATCAAAAAGACTATGTTTATATCGGCAACGGCATTGACTTGGCGAACGGCTTTAGGCTGAAGACTTCGGTGGAGTTTTCGGATCGTATGTGGATGGATGACCACTCGGACCTGACGTTTATTAAATGGAAAAATATTGAATACAGTTCCAATGAGCCGGATAATGTGGAAAGCGACAAACTTGAGTTTGAACGCCACCAAGGTTTTGTGACTGATTTATCCTTGGAATATACGCCTCGTCACCATTACCGTATAAGCAAAGGCCGGAAATATATGCTCTATTCCAAAAAGCCGACATACTTCGCCGGTTACCGCAAAGGATGGGCGGGCGTATTCGATTCGGACACGGATTATGATTTGGTTTACGCCGGGCTGAAAGGCTCTTGGGATATGAGTTTCCAACACGATATTCGCTATCTGGCCAAAGTCGGTAAATACCTGAATACGGAGTATTTGTCATTTCCAGACTATTATCATTTCAACAACGCCCAGCTTCCCGTTTACGTCGGTTCAAGCTTTGGCAGGTTCCGTATGATGGACTATTACGAGCAGAGTACCGCCGACAGTTTCGTACAGCTTTCCGGAGCCATTTATTCGAGCCGTTTACTGCTCAAGAGGCTTCCTTTGCTTAACCAGATGTTCTTCCGCGAGATGGCTTTCGTGAATTACCTTTACACTCCGGCTCTGGGTAACTATACGGAAGTGGGTTACGGACTAAACAGGATAATGAATTTCCTGAGCGCCGAGTTCGCCACCGGCTTTGTGGGAGACGATTATCAGGGAGTGGTAATTCGGCTAGGAATAAATTTCTAAATTTTTTTCGCTGACGCTGATACGTTGGCGTTTGTCTTCCGTTGTGACATATTACAAGGAAGGGGGAAGCTTCCCCCTTCCTTTTTTTCTTTTCAAAACTTTCGGCCAGCATTACGAATCGTTATGTAATGAAAAGGCTGTATTGTGCGTAATAATTAGTGCTTTACGAGAAATTTTTTCAACAAAAAGATAAAAAAAAGTCCGACTGATTTTTTTCCGGATTGACTTTTGTCTTTCACTTAACAAGCCCGCTGTTTAATAATCGTTACAGCTTTATTGTCCCGAAAACGCCGATTGGGTTCTGTAATCGCATGTTTTGTGCGAATCAGATTCTTCCGACTCATTGGTGTACGTTAGGGTGAGCCTTGGTTGGTCATTAATGTATAATTAATAAAACATGTGCTTGAATGGACTGAACTATACGCAGGTTAAACATAAGTAATTAAACGTAAGTTATTTGCTTGGAGAGAGTAAATAGCGATAAGAAAGGAGAAATTGTATGGGTAGAAAAGGAGTGTCTCTGCTGTTTTTGATTATGCTGGTGGTTCCGGCGTTAATGTCCTGCGATAGTTCGGAGAAGGGAATTGTGGATTGTGCCGAAGCGCCAATCAACGCTAGCTTTAATATGGAGTTTAGAGGAGCGCAGACAAGCGTGCCTGTTGTGGTGGATTTTACGTACGCCGGCAAGTTCGAACAAGGGATGGAATTCTCTTGGGACTTCGGCGATGGGGGAACGTCAAAGCAACAAACCGCTTCGCATGTGTTTCAAAAGAAAGGTACCTATCGGGTGGTGCTTTATGTAACAAGAGACGTGTCGGGCGAGAGGTGCAGTAAATCCACCGCCCAAGATTTGGTGATAGAATAAAGCGAAAGTCAATACGCCGAAGAAAACAAAACCCGGATAATGCGACACGGCATTTATCCGGGTTTTGTTTTATGGGCCATATTAAAGCCACAATTGTTTTGGATGATACCAAGTGCAGAGTTGGACTAGTTTTGTTTTTTTCGGGCAGGAGGGCATCCGTCTCCGGGAAATGTTTGTAGTGATATGATAATGTCTTACTTTGTGCGAGGAGAAGGACGATCCTTTTTGAAATTTTATGACCGGTAATTTATCGGTCGTTTTTTGGCGTATTTTTAAGAGAAACGTATTTTGAGTTATGGAGGAGTCTTATATTGTTAAAAAGAAGGCTAGTGGGGTGATAAGGGTGTCGTCTCGAAAAACTATTGTCAGAGCCTTGAAAGACGCGGCCTCAGGCATACGGGAAAATATGCATTTAAAGCTGTTGGCGGGATTGGGTGCGGCGGCTCTGATCCCTCTTGCTACACGGCTTTTTCTCGGCGAATCGGGTATGGTGGTGAATGGCCTGGCAGCCCTTTGCATAACTTTGCTCTTTTTTCCTTTGAAGACCTTTCTGTGGACATTTGCCGGTGCGGTGAGGTCAAAAACGTATGAGATCGGAGAAAATGGGATTGTTGTCGAAAGCGGAACCCTGCCTTGGTCTTTGGTCGATCGGATAAGTTTTGACAACGGTGATTTTGATGTCCAATACGGCGATGAGAATCACTTTTATATTCCCGTGTCGGCTTTCGGAGAGGAGGAACTTTTGCAAATCAAGACTTGGGCTATCGAAAATGGGCGTAGTGGTCATTCGGCTTAAGGTCTTATTTTTCTCAAAAATGAGAATCCCCGAAACATCAGCCATCGCAGGCCTGTTTCGGGGATTTTTTTAGTATAAATTCAAACGGTGAAGAGGGTGTCCGTTTTCTTTATTTACATGGCTTTCGCTTTTCTTTTTAGGCCAAAGTCATGTCTACCGTTGATTTGTCTTTTTATTATCCCAAGTTGGCCGCAGTGCCACATTGTGTGCTTAATATTCCAGTCCAAAGCTTCGTATTTCGTTTTCGCTACGGGGTTTGGCGTTTCGGTGGGTTCCAGAGGCTTTGACAAATCTTCCACATTCATTCTTTTTATAATGTCTACCGAATGTGCTTGTACCAGTTTCAGGTCTTTCAGAAGCTTTTCCGGATTGGTTTTGCCCACTGACTCTTTGGGCGAGGTGTTTACGAATAATTCGTTATGTTTTTGCAAAGGCACAGCCTGAAGGATACTTTGGCTATGGCCGTTGATGCACATTATGCTATGGAAATAATGGCTAAGTACCAAATGCCCAACTTGCCAAGTGGCGTGGGTGTCCGTATTTTCATGCATAGTTTCCCAATGTTCAAAAGGTATGGCCTCCAATAGCCTATTTGTCCATGCGTATGCACTAGCGGTTTGGTCGCGAAGCATTTCTATCGTATTCATGGCATTGAGTTTTTATGTGGTTTGGGAAAATATAAAGGCAGAAAGGATTAAGCCTTTATGATTGTTGTATTTAATTTACTGATTTTAATTTTTAATATTAAAATTATTCCATTCTTTTTGGTTTATTCCATTTTCGTTGTTTTTGTATCTAGTTGTTATGTTCTTTATTCATTACATGAACATATATTTATTGAAAGAGTGTTTTTTGTGCTCTGTTGTTTTTTTGGTTACGTAATGGTTTTATGGAAATAGGAAGAGAATTGTCGGGATTAGGCGCTGGCATAAGTGGTGGCGAAGTGTCAATTCATGTAAAAGAAACACTGTTTGAGGTGGTGGGCATTACGTCGAAATTGCTTCACGAGAATTGGTTTTTCAAAACCAGCAGCACGGTGGCTATAGCTGTTCCTGTCTTGATTTTACAAGATATTTCGGGTTTTTATCCGATTAGTCTGTTTTGGCTTATAACAGCCTCAGTCATTGCCTTTATTCTGAATATTCCTTTTCTGTTTATTATGAATGGCGTTCGTTATGGCTATACCCGAGGAGGCGCTCCAGCTAAATCCTATTATTTTTCTTTTGATAAGCTGGATTTGGAAGGTAAGGAAATGGCTTGGAGTGACGTGAAAAGTGTTCGCAAGTCCGGAAATTGGATAATCATAAAGGCAGATGGCAAGGACAGTTTGGCAACTATTCCCGTAAGGGCGTTTTCCGGAGATGAATATGGCCGGTTTAAAACGATGGCTAAGGAGTTCGGTTTTTCACTTTAGTGTTTGGCTTTCGGTATCGGGTCTTAGGTGAATTTCGACTTGTCACCTAAGACCAAACACCTTATCATTCTCTTTCAAAAAGCTAGATTAAGAGTCAAATAAACATTTCGTCCAGGCCTTGGTATTCCTCCCCAGTCTAGGTGGCTCCTGTATTTTTTGTCGAGGATATTTTCTATACCGGCTTCTATATTATAAGTGTTCTTTTTGCCGAAGCTGTAAGCGCCGCGTAGGTTGGCTATCGCGTATCCCGCGGTTTCCGATTCGCCAAAGTTCGGGTCCGTTTGGTTTTGCGCGGTTGCGAATTCGCTTTCGGCCGTAAGGCTCAGTTTTTCTTTTTGGAAAGAAAGCGATACGTTTCCGTTTAGCGGAAGAAGCTGTGGCATGTTTTGCCAATTGTCGTTATCGTCTTGGTATTGGCCGGCGGTGTAGCGGAGGTTTGTTCTGGCAGACCAATATTTGGCAAGACTATAAGTGGCGTAAACGTTGGCGCCGTACTGCCGGGCATTTTCCCGATTGCGAAAAACTTTTACGCCTTTGGCGCCGATGGTCATTCGGTCCAGGTTAGGATCAATTACGCCCGAGATATAATCGCGGAGCCAAGCGAAATAGGTTTCCGTTTTTACGGAGAGTTTCGTCGTGTTGTATTCTACAACGTATTGGGCTTTGAAGGTCTGTTCGTTGTCAATGTCCGGGCGGCCTACGTAGTCGTAGCCGTCTTCGGAATTGAAAAGGTAAAAGCCGTATTGTTCCGAGACGGTAGGTTGTCTTTCGCTAATAGAAATACCCAGCGCGTGGGCCATGTCGCCGATGTTGTTTTTGATGTCCGAGGCAAAGCTGTAAAGCAAACGGTTGTCGGCGTTGATTTCGTTTCCGAATATTTCGAATTGCTTTTTGCCGAACTCACTACCGGGGTTTGATCGGGCGAATTCTATGCGGGCGTCGGTGTTCAACGTAAAATTATCCGCAAACGCGAAACGGTCACCTATATATATAGCCATATTGTTGCGGAATACGTCCGGCCAAGTCTCCATATACATCTCGGGTCCGTTGTTTTCGGGCGGATACATAGTCATTTCGGCTTTGTGCAGGCTGTTGTAAAAGTCCGCTTTGGCCGTGAAGCCGTGCTTCTTTTTTTGTCCGGATATCTTCAGATAGGTTCCGTAAGTGCGCGTCTCTCCGGGCATATCCATCCGTACGGGAACGTCGGGGCGTTCCGAGTCGTCCATAATGTGTTTGACCTTGTTGGCGTACACCTTCCATTCGATATTCTCAATGTCGGAATTGCGGGGAGTGATATTATAAGCCGCTCCGAAAAGAAAAGCTTCGGCAAGGGAAACGTCCATAGGCAAAGCCGGGTAGCCTACGTCCCAAGCGCGGTCATAGAGTACGTCGGCGGTGACCCAGTTTCGGTCGTTGAGCTTGTACTTGCCGGAGATTAGGTGGTTGGTTTTGTTATAATGAGAGAAGCTCACCTTGTCGCCACCGCCCGCCCGGTAGTTGTCGTGCGCCCTATATGATCCGGAATAGCGCAAAGCCAGTTTATCGCCACTATAGTCCAGCACCCCGAAAGCCTCTTTGCCTTGGCTTGCCGAGAAGTACCCCGTACCGAAATTGCCCGAGAAAGTTTTGCTTTCGTTGTAATTGGCTTCGTGCAAACAGAAA
This region of Fulvitalea axinellae genomic DNA includes:
- a CDS encoding PKD domain-containing protein, yielding MGRKGVSLLFLIMLVVPALMSCDSSEKGIVDCAEAPINASFNMEFRGAQTSVPVVVDFTYAGKFEQGMEFSWDFGDGGTSKQQTASHVFQKKGTYRVVLYVTRDVSGERCSKSTAQDLVIE
- a CDS encoding YcxB family protein, which encodes MEESYIVKKKASGVIRVSSRKTIVRALKDAASGIRENMHLKLLAGLGAAALIPLATRLFLGESGMVVNGLAALCITLLFFPLKTFLWTFAGAVRSKTYEIGENGIVVESGTLPWSLVDRISFDNGDFDVQYGDENHFYIPVSAFGEEELLQIKTWAIENGRSGHSA
- a CDS encoding DinB family protein, with translation MNTIEMLRDQTASAYAWTNRLLEAIPFEHWETMHENTDTHATWQVGHLVLSHYFHSIMCINGHSQSILQAVPLQKHNELFVNTSPKESVGKTNPEKLLKDLKLVQAHSVDIIKRMNVEDLSKPLEPTETPNPVAKTKYEALDWNIKHTMWHCGQLGIIKRQINGRHDFGLKRKAKAM
- a CDS encoding YcxB family protein — encoded protein: MEIGRELSGLGAGISGGEVSIHVKETLFEVVGITSKLLHENWFFKTSSTVAIAVPVLILQDISGFYPISLFWLITASVIAFILNIPFLFIMNGVRYGYTRGGAPAKSYYFSFDKLDLEGKEMAWSDVKSVRKSGNWIIIKADGKDSLATIPVRAFSGDEYGRFKTMAKEFGFSL